The window AACCCTATGGAAACCACCGTTGATTTGCGCGGTATGCTGTTGGAACTGTATCTAAAAAACAACCCCAAAATGGCGCACCAGATTTTTATTTACAGCTTCAACGGTGTGATTGACCCACGCACCAATCCGTTTCAATACGTCAGCGGCGATTTACCGCCCAATATCAAAAAAAGCGTGGTATTACAAAACATTGCCAGTGGCGAAATGATTCAGGCGTTTGTCGTGCCGATTGTGGTGCAGGGACAGGCGATGTTTCATGTGGACAACCTGATTTTATACGGCAACAAAAGCGGCACGCTGATTGAAATTGATTTGGACACGGTAAAAATCATGAAAACCGACAAATACCGCCAGTTTATCAACCTAACCCATGCCCTATTGCGCCAGTTTGCCTGATTTTGCCGCCGCGCCCGTGCCTGTACTTGCACGGGCGCGGCGGTAACAAAATCGGCTATAATCCCCTTTTTCCTTATTGTGCCGTTTGCCATGCGCCTGTTCCAACGTATTTTCGCCACTTTCTGTATGGTCATTATCTGCGCCATTTTTGTGGCCAGTTTTTCTTTTTGGGTGGTGCAAAACCGCTTGGCGGAAAACCAGTTCAAGCAAACCCGCAATATGGAAATCAGCTTGTTGGGCAATGCACAAAATGCCTTGCAAAACAGTGGCGAAGATGCGGTGCGCGAGCTGTTGGAACGTTGGCATGGCAATCCCGCCGCCCAAAATGTGATTGTGATTACCGGCGACGACAAACGCGATATTCTCAACCGCCGCATCGCTGCCGAAGAAATTGAACGCGCCTACAGTTTTGCCCTAAAAAACCCCAATTCCAATCTGGCTTCCGTGATTTACGACCCTTTTGGCGAAGAATACCTGTTTTTCGTGCGCCATTTTGACCGTATGCAGATTGAACGCATGCCCAGCCCGCTGCTGATTCCGGGTTTGGAACTCGCCCCCATTTGGCACGAATTTATTATTTTGGCATCCACGCTGATTATCGGACTGCTGCTGGCGTATATTCTCGCCAACAACATTACCAAGCCCATCCGCATTTTGGAACAGGGCATGAACCGTTTTGCATCGGGCGAGTTGGATACGCGCGTGTCGCAACAGCTGCACGAACGCCGCGACGAACTTGCCAATTTGGGCGTGCAGTTTGACAAAATGGCAGACCAATTGCAAAAACTGGTGGAAAAAGAACGCCATCTGCTGCACCATGTGTCGCACGAAATGCGTTCCCCCTTGGCACGGATTCAGGCGATTGTCGGGCTAATGCAGGCTCGCCCCGACAAACAGGAAGAATACATCGGGCGTTTGGAAAACGAATTGGGGCGCATGGACACGCTGGTGGGCGAACTGCTGACACTGTCGCGCTTGGAAACCGCCAATATCCCGATGGAAAAAGAAGAATTGCCTTTAGCGGCGTTTATCCGTCAGATTGTAGAAGACAGCCAAAGTGTTGCCGAAACCCACGGTCATACCATCCGCCTGAACATGAAAGGCATAGACGAAAACGCCCGCATTCACGCCAATGAAAGCTATTTGTACCGCGCTTTGGACAATGTGATACGCAATGCCATGAATTACAGCCCCGAAGGCAGCATCATTCAGGTGTCGGTACACGAAGACCGCCGCCAATTGCATATTGAAATCACCGATAACGGTCCCGGTATCAAACCCGAACAGCTGCCGCATATTTTTACTGCGTTTTACCGCGCCGACAGCAGCGCCAACAAACAAGGCACGGGCTTGGGTTTGGCATTGGCAAAACACATTGCCGAACAGCACCACGGCAAAGTGCATGCCGAAAACGTGCGCCCCAACGGTTTGAAAGTACACTTTACCCTGCCCAAAACCCACAAAGCCGCCCCAGCCAAAACCTGATTGAGAAAACCCATGTTTTTTTTACTTTCCCCTGCCAAAAACCTGAACGAAAACCGCGATGTATTTCCCGAACACGCCGCGCAGCCGCCGCTATTGGCACACGCCGCTGAACTGATGGAAGAACTGCGTCCGCTTGCCCCGCAGCAAATTGCCGAGCTGATGCACGTTTCCGACAAAATCGCCCTGCTCAATGCCGAGCGTTTTGCCCGCTGGCACACCCCGTTTCACCGCGACAATGCCAAACCCGCGCTGTATCTGTTTA is drawn from Conchiformibius steedae and contains these coding sequences:
- a CDS encoding sensor histidine kinase, with the translated sequence MRLFQRIFATFCMVIICAIFVASFSFWVVQNRLAENQFKQTRNMEISLLGNAQNALQNSGEDAVRELLERWHGNPAAQNVIVITGDDKRDILNRRIAAEEIERAYSFALKNPNSNLASVIYDPFGEEYLFFVRHFDRMQIERMPSPLLIPGLELAPIWHEFIILASTLIIGLLLAYILANNITKPIRILEQGMNRFASGELDTRVSQQLHERRDELANLGVQFDKMADQLQKLVEKERHLLHHVSHEMRSPLARIQAIVGLMQARPDKQEEYIGRLENELGRMDTLVGELLTLSRLETANIPMEKEELPLAAFIRQIVEDSQSVAETHGHTIRLNMKGIDENARIHANESYLYRALDNVIRNAMNYSPEGSIIQVSVHEDRRQLHIEITDNGPGIKPEQLPHIFTAFYRADSSANKQGTGLGLALAKHIAEQHHGKVHAENVRPNGLKVHFTLPKTHKAAPAKT